A single window of Narcine bancroftii isolate sNarBan1 chromosome 13, sNarBan1.hap1, whole genome shotgun sequence DNA harbors:
- the LOC138748386 gene encoding small integral membrane protein 45 has product MPQFLDWFVPVYLMISILILVGFGACIYYFEPGLQEAHKWRTQRPITEGEVRKTLMIRDNLGFRPPEV; this is encoded by the coding sequence ATGCCTCAGTTCCTTGACTGGTTCGTTCCCGTCTACTTGATGATTTCCATCCTGATCCTGGTTGGGTTTGGCGCCTGCATTTACTACTTTGAGCCTGGCCTCCAGGAAGCCCACAAGTGGCGGACCCAGCGACCTATCACCGAGGGGGAAGTTCGCAAAACGTTAATGATCCGAGACAACTTGGGCTTCAGGCCGCCGGAGGTGTGA